DNA from Debaryomyces hansenii CBS767 chromosome A complete sequence:
CCAGAATGAACTTATTAAGTAGAATACAGATACCGGTAAAACCCTTATTTTCTAGATCACCAGGACAAATTGTCACTAGACAAATTCCAAAGAATCAATTTCTCAAGAGATTTCAATCGACCTTGAAATCGGGCAAACCGACGCCACCTCCACAAGCGCCAAATAAACCAAAGAGTCTTAAAcatttaatgaaagaatatGGATATGCTGGTTTAGGAGTTTATTTAGCAATTTCGTTTATTGATTTACCAATATGTTATGTTTTGGTTCACTCCATGGGTAAAGAACAAATCGAGTACTATGAGAACAAAGTAAAACAAACTTTTGGTTACGGGGTTTCGGATGAAGAATTACAGAAGAAGCACGAGATAAGTAAGatagaagaaatgaatgaaCAAAGTAATTCTGAAGAAGtgaatgaaaatggtaGTTTTTTCACGATGCTTTTGTCACAGTTTTCATGGACAGAATTTGCAATTGCATACGGTATCCACAAGtcattgatttttattAGATTGCCAATCACTGCTGCCATTACGCCTGGTATTGTAAAGGGCTTGAGAAATTGGGGATTCAAAATT
Protein-coding regions in this window:
- a CDS encoding DEHA2A07238p (weakly similar to uniprot|P37293 Saccharomyces cerevisiae YGR147c NAT2 N-acetyltransferase for N-terminal methionine), whose translation is MSRMNLLSRIQIPVKPLFSRSPGQIVTRQIPKNQFLKRFQSTLKSGKPTPPPQAPNKPKSLKHLMKEYGYAGLGVYLAISFIDLPICYVLVHSMGKEQIEYYENKVKQTFGYGVSDEELQKKHEISKIEEMNEQSNSEEVNENGSFFTMLLSQFSWTEFAIAYGIHKSLIFIRLPITAAITPGIVKGLRNWGFKIGSDKLSTTASIAKGTIKDITASSQKFGTRPNGKKKWFSWFF